In Vigna unguiculata cultivar IT97K-499-35 chromosome 3, ASM411807v1, whole genome shotgun sequence, a single genomic region encodes these proteins:
- the LOC114176528 gene encoding caffeoyl-CoA O-methyltransferase 5-like, whose product MANDDEPKSHLFGIKNLSHKTLLQSDALYQYILETSVYPREHECLKELREMTEKHPRNIMATPPDEGQLLSMLIKLINAKNTLEIGVYTGYSLLSSALALPSDGKILALDVNREYYELGLPIIEKAGVAHKIDFREGPALPFLDELLKDENKKGTFDFVFVDADKNNYLNYHKRVIDLVKVGGLIGYDNTLWAGSVAAPPDAPLMDYVKPLRIYVLELNKYLAQDSRIEICQLSVGDGITLCRRII is encoded by the exons ATGGCTAATGACGATGAACCCAAAAGTCATCTCTTCGGCATCAAAAATCTCTCTCATAAGACACTCCTTCAGAGCGATGCACTCTATCAG TACATACTTGAAACCAGTGTTTATCCAAGAGAGCACGAGTGCTTGAAGGAGCTCCGCGAGATGACAGAAAAACACCCTCG GAACATCATGGCTACACCACCAGACGAAGGCCAACTTCTGAGCATGCTTATTAAGCTCATTAATGCCAAGAACACCTTGGAAATTGGTGTATACACTGGTTATTCTCTTCTCTCCAGTGCCCTCGCTCTTCCCTCTGATGGAAAG ATCTTGGCTTTGGACGTGAACCGCGAATACTATGAATTGGGTTTGCCCATCATTGAAAAAGCTGGTGTGGCTCACAAGATCGACTTCAGAGAGGGACCTGCTCTTCCTTTTCTTGACGAGCTGCTTAAAGAT GAGAATAAGAAGGGAACGTTCGATTTCGTTTTCGTTGATGCTGATAAGAACAATTACTTGAACTATCACAAGAGAGTAATTGATCTGGTGAAAGTGGGAGGTCTGATCGGATACGACAACACCCTATGGGCTGGATCTGTGGCCGCGCCTCCTGATGCACCGTTGATGGATTACGTTAAGCCTCTTCGCATCTATGTGTTGGAGCTGAACAAGTACCTGGCACAAGATTCAAGGATCGAGATTTGCCAGCTCTCCGTGGGTGATGGGATTACCCTGTGCCGCCGCATCATCtga